In Parasteatoda tepidariorum isolate YZ-2023 chromosome 2, CAS_Ptep_4.0, whole genome shotgun sequence, one DNA window encodes the following:
- the LOC107454125 gene encoding uncharacterized protein: protein MLLFLTGFVCILGVTLQTTDAASCHLREVDLCLATVLLSATEGVPGNDDDLDRICEPVQEGMECMGNYSASCFTPLLQEVYDMLMAEPKKYQNSICSRGTDERALYLKHAPCFQKALSTDNVKPHLEDLMAALEAAAEAKFQQRVPTMCCGLQRLYNNMLGIVKSNCGDEVLKEGDKLIGMSVSSLSDIFCRGYEPDSPKCNGILPPSGTPSKGGESKVQIIQFMNTAIANWQ, encoded by the exons ATGTTGCTCTTTCTTACGGGTTTCGTGTGTATTTTGG gggTTACCCTTCAAACTACAGACGCTGCTAGTTGCCATTTGAGAGAAGTAGATCTTTGTTTAGCTACTGTTTTACTATCAGCTACAGAAGGAGTACCTGGAAATGATGATGATCTTGACAGAATTTGCGA GCCAGTTCAGGAGGGTATGGAATGTATGGGTAATTATTCCGCCTCTTGTTTTACACCATTACTCCAAGAAGTCTACGACATGCTAATGGCAGAACccaagaaatatcaaaattcaatttgcTCAAGAGGAACTGATGAGCGAGCAC TATATCTAAAACATGCACCTTGCTTCCAAAAGGCTCTTTCAACCGATAATGTAAAACCACATTTAGAAGATTTAATGGCTGCTCTTGAAGCTGCTGCAGAAGCGAAATTCCAACAAAGAGTCCCCACTATGTGTTG TGGTCTACAACGATTGTACAATAACATGCTTGGTATAGTGAAATCAAACTGTGGAGATGAAGTTCTGAAAGAAGGCGACAAGCTGATTGGCATGTCAGTTTCTAGCTTGTCAGATATATTCTGCAGAGGTTATGAACCCGATTCTCCAAAATGCAATGGTATCCTTCCACCCTCAGGCACACCTT